In Patagioenas fasciata isolate bPatFas1 chromosome 2, bPatFas1.hap1, whole genome shotgun sequence, a single window of DNA contains:
- the RALBP1 gene encoding ralA-binding protein 1 isoform X2 has product MDIAIMTEGYAAFQEDSSGDEAESPSKLKRSKGIHVFKKPSFSKKKEKDFKIKEKPKDEKHKEDKHKEDKHKEKKSKDLTAADVVKQWKEKKKKKKPIQETEIPQVDVPSHRPVFGIPLSDAVDRTMLYDGIRLPAVFRECIDYVEKYGMKCEGIYRVSGIKSKVDELKAAYDREESPNLEEYEPNTVASLLKQYLRELPENLLTKELMPRFEDACGKSTEAEKVQECQRLLKELPECNHLLISWLIVHMDHVIAKELETKMNIQNISIVLSPTVQISNRVLYVFFTHVQEFFGNVTLKQVTKPLRWSNMATMPALPETQESIKEEIRRQEFLLNCLHRDLQAGIKDLSKEERLWEVQRILTALKRKLREAKRQECETKIAQEIASLSKEDVSKEEMNENEEVINILLAQENEILTEQEELLAMEQFLRRQIASEKEEIDRLRAEIAEIQSRQQHGRSETEEYSSESESESEDEEELQVILEDLQRQNEELEIKNNHLNQAIHEEREAIIELRVQLRLLQRAKSEQQVQEEEEPEKRGGVPQQQRDTVLETKAAKEQPKASKEQQVKPSPSKDRKETPI; this is encoded by the exons ATGGACATTGCCATTATGA CGGAAGGTTATGCTGCATTTCAAGAGGACAGTTCCGGTGATGAAGCTGAAAGTCCTTCAAAGTTGAAGCGGTCCAAGGGAATACATGTCTTCAAGAAACCcagcttttcaaaaaaaaaggaaaaggattttaaaataaaagagaaacccAAAGATGAAAAACACAAGGAAGATAAGCATAAGGAAGACAAGCATAAAGAGAAGAAGTCAAAAGACTTAACTGCAGCAGATGTTGTAAAACagtggaaggagaaaaagaaaaagaaaaagccaattcAGGAGACAGAGATACCTCAAGTGGATGTTCCAAGTCACAGGCCCGTGTTTGGCATTCCTTTGTCTGACGCGGTAGACAGGACCATGCTGTATGATGGCATCCGCCTACCAGCCGTTTTCCGTGAATGTATAGATTACGTAGAGAAGTATGGCATGAAATGTGAAGGCATCTACAGAGTTTCAG GAATAAAATCTAAAGTTGATGAGCTAAAAGCAGCCTATGATCGAGAAGAATCTCCCAACCTGGAAGAATATGAGCCCAATACAGTAGCCAGCTTGCTGAAGCAGTACCTACGAGAACTGCCTGAAAATTTGCTTACCAAAGAGCTAATGCCTCGCTTTGAAGATGCTTGTGGGAAGagcacagaagctgagaaagttcAGGAATGCCAGAGGTTGCTGAAGGAGTTGCCAGAGTGTAACCATCTCCTGATTTCTTGGCTGATTGTGCACATGGACCATGTTATCGCAAAGGAACTGGAAACAAAAATGAACATCCAGAATATTTCTATAGTGCTCAGCCCTACTGTCCAG ATCAGCAACCGTGTCCTGTATGTATTTTTCACACACGTTCAGGAGTTCTTTGGGAATGTGACCCTGAAGCAGGTGACAAAACCCCTTCGCTGGTCAAATATGGCAACAATGCCAGCGCTTCCAGAAACACAAGAAAGCATCAAAGAAGAAATCAGGCGGCAG GAGTTCCTGCTGAACTGTTTACACAGGGACTTGCAGGCAGGGATAAAAGACTTATCCAAAGAAGAGAGACTCTGGGAGGTGCAAAGAATTTTAACGGCTCTTAAGAGGAAACTAAGAGAAGCTAAGAGACAG GAGTGTGAAACAAAGATTGCACAAGAAATTGCCAGCCTTTCCAAGGAGGATGTCTCCAAAGAAGAAATGAATGAGAATGAAGAAGTTATAAATATTCTACTTGCACAG GAGAACGAGATTTTAACAGAACAAGAAGAACTACTGGCCATGGAGCAGTTTCTGCGGAGGCAGATTGcctcagaaaaggaagaaatagatCGCCTCCGAGCAGAAATAGCTGAAATACAAAG TCGCCAGCAGCACGGCCGAAGTGAAACCGAGGAGTATTCTTCCGAGAGTGAAAGTGAGAGTGAAGATGAGGAGGAACTGCAGGTCATCCTGGAAGATTTGCAGAGGCAGAATGAGGAACTGGAG ATAAAGAACAACCACCTGAACCAAGCGATTCATGAGGAGCGAGAGGCCATCATCGAACTGCGGGTACAGCTTCGGCTGCTGCAGCGAGCGAAATCGGAGCAGCAGGTGCAGGAAGAAGAGGAGCCAGAAAAACGCGGGGGTGTTCCTCAGCAGCAAAGAGACACTGTCCTGGAGACAAAAGCAGCCAAAGAGCAGCCAAAAGCAAGCAAGGAGCAGCAAGTCAAGCCATCGCCAAGTAAAGACAGGAAAGAAACTCCCATTTGA
- the RALBP1 gene encoding ralA-binding protein 1 isoform X1 has protein sequence MTECFLPPTSSPSEHRRVEHSGGLARTPSSEEISPTKFPGLYRTGEPSPPHDSLHEPPDIVSDDEKEHGKKKGKFKKKEKRTEGYAAFQEDSSGDEAESPSKLKRSKGIHVFKKPSFSKKKEKDFKIKEKPKDEKHKEDKHKEDKHKEKKSKDLTAADVVKQWKEKKKKKKPIQETEIPQVDVPSHRPVFGIPLSDAVDRTMLYDGIRLPAVFRECIDYVEKYGMKCEGIYRVSGIKSKVDELKAAYDREESPNLEEYEPNTVASLLKQYLRELPENLLTKELMPRFEDACGKSTEAEKVQECQRLLKELPECNHLLISWLIVHMDHVIAKELETKMNIQNISIVLSPTVQISNRVLYVFFTHVQEFFGNVTLKQVTKPLRWSNMATMPALPETQESIKEEIRRQEFLLNCLHRDLQAGIKDLSKEERLWEVQRILTALKRKLREAKRQECETKIAQEIASLSKEDVSKEEMNENEEVINILLAQENEILTEQEELLAMEQFLRRQIASEKEEIDRLRAEIAEIQSRQQHGRSETEEYSSESESESEDEEELQVILEDLQRQNEELEIKNNHLNQAIHEEREAIIELRVQLRLLQRAKSEQQVQEEEEPEKRGGVPQQQRDTVLETKAAKEQPKASKEQQVKPSPSKDRKETPI, from the exons ATGACTGAGTGCTTCCTGCCTCCCACTAGCAGCCCCAGTGAACACCGTCGAGTAGAACACAGTGGGGGTCTTGCTCGTACTCCCAGCTCTGAAGAAATCAGTCCTACAAAATTCCCTGGGTTGTACCGCACCGGTGAACCTTCACCACCTCATGACAGCTTGCACGAGCCTCCAGATATAGTATCTGATGATGAAAAGGAGcatgggaagaagaaaggaaaatttaagaagaaagaaaaaagaa CGGAAGGTTATGCTGCATTTCAAGAGGACAGTTCCGGTGATGAAGCTGAAAGTCCTTCAAAGTTGAAGCGGTCCAAGGGAATACATGTCTTCAAGAAACCcagcttttcaaaaaaaaaggaaaaggattttaaaataaaagagaaacccAAAGATGAAAAACACAAGGAAGATAAGCATAAGGAAGACAAGCATAAAGAGAAGAAGTCAAAAGACTTAACTGCAGCAGATGTTGTAAAACagtggaaggagaaaaagaaaaagaaaaagccaattcAGGAGACAGAGATACCTCAAGTGGATGTTCCAAGTCACAGGCCCGTGTTTGGCATTCCTTTGTCTGACGCGGTAGACAGGACCATGCTGTATGATGGCATCCGCCTACCAGCCGTTTTCCGTGAATGTATAGATTACGTAGAGAAGTATGGCATGAAATGTGAAGGCATCTACAGAGTTTCAG GAATAAAATCTAAAGTTGATGAGCTAAAAGCAGCCTATGATCGAGAAGAATCTCCCAACCTGGAAGAATATGAGCCCAATACAGTAGCCAGCTTGCTGAAGCAGTACCTACGAGAACTGCCTGAAAATTTGCTTACCAAAGAGCTAATGCCTCGCTTTGAAGATGCTTGTGGGAAGagcacagaagctgagaaagttcAGGAATGCCAGAGGTTGCTGAAGGAGTTGCCAGAGTGTAACCATCTCCTGATTTCTTGGCTGATTGTGCACATGGACCATGTTATCGCAAAGGAACTGGAAACAAAAATGAACATCCAGAATATTTCTATAGTGCTCAGCCCTACTGTCCAG ATCAGCAACCGTGTCCTGTATGTATTTTTCACACACGTTCAGGAGTTCTTTGGGAATGTGACCCTGAAGCAGGTGACAAAACCCCTTCGCTGGTCAAATATGGCAACAATGCCAGCGCTTCCAGAAACACAAGAAAGCATCAAAGAAGAAATCAGGCGGCAG GAGTTCCTGCTGAACTGTTTACACAGGGACTTGCAGGCAGGGATAAAAGACTTATCCAAAGAAGAGAGACTCTGGGAGGTGCAAAGAATTTTAACGGCTCTTAAGAGGAAACTAAGAGAAGCTAAGAGACAG GAGTGTGAAACAAAGATTGCACAAGAAATTGCCAGCCTTTCCAAGGAGGATGTCTCCAAAGAAGAAATGAATGAGAATGAAGAAGTTATAAATATTCTACTTGCACAG GAGAACGAGATTTTAACAGAACAAGAAGAACTACTGGCCATGGAGCAGTTTCTGCGGAGGCAGATTGcctcagaaaaggaagaaatagatCGCCTCCGAGCAGAAATAGCTGAAATACAAAG TCGCCAGCAGCACGGCCGAAGTGAAACCGAGGAGTATTCTTCCGAGAGTGAAAGTGAGAGTGAAGATGAGGAGGAACTGCAGGTCATCCTGGAAGATTTGCAGAGGCAGAATGAGGAACTGGAG ATAAAGAACAACCACCTGAACCAAGCGATTCATGAGGAGCGAGAGGCCATCATCGAACTGCGGGTACAGCTTCGGCTGCTGCAGCGAGCGAAATCGGAGCAGCAGGTGCAGGAAGAAGAGGAGCCAGAAAAACGCGGGGGTGTTCCTCAGCAGCAAAGAGACACTGTCCTGGAGACAAAAGCAGCCAAAGAGCAGCCAAAAGCAAGCAAGGAGCAGCAAGTCAAGCCATCGCCAAGTAAAGACAGGAAAGAAACTCCCATTTGA